agCCGCTAATCAGAAATCGAACGACCGAGATCAGTTCCACGCAGGATATCCGATTCGATGCCCGAGCCCTCTAGAGTAATTTCTAGTTTTCGTTAGTACTTTGTTATCCATTCCCGCCTCCAAACTCCAAACCGGAAAATGACTCTCCGACTCATAACATCTCCGCCCTCCTTCCCTCGCTTCACCTGTCACGCCAACGCCCTTCCTCCCTCTCCTCAAATCTCCACACCAACCTCTATTTCTTCAACTTCACAGCTCCAGTCACTAACATGCGCACTTCACTGTCCCCATTTTCAATCGTACGCTTCACCCTCTCTACTTCAAACTAATTATTATCCTCTTTTTGCTCCTGAATTGAATTTTCAcgttttttttatcattgattTCAGGTGTTCGGGGTGTACGCACGAGCATAATCTCCATCATCCTGTAATATTGGAAGATGCTAAGAATTTCTTTCGGAAATATGGTGTTACTGACTTCACATTTGATACTTGCAATTTGGTATCTTCATTTAATCCCCTTTTAAATTcactaattttatttgatttcgCCTTTTTAACCGTTTTTCTATGAACTTCTAACACAAGCACACTGACACTCAACACGACACCGACACATAGACATCGATTATAATTGCAAAGTCGGAGACTAAGAATCAAACCCAGGACCTCTAGTATACTATTCAAACCcctcatcactagaccaaacctagtggctttcaATATGACGTGTTTGACTACATAAGCtgctttttttataagaaaaattatgttttgacCCAAAAATCggacaacaatttttttgttaacgATTTGTATAGTTATTAAAGTTCTAATATGTGGTTAATTACATTTAGTGAATGATTAATGAATATGACAAAGTGTTGCAACTTGCAACTCATTAACCATGGTTTTGAAGTGTTCAAATTTACATGAAATTTTCATTAATAATCTAAATTGTGTTCAAATATACACAATTTTCAGATgttcaaatatatattgtatCCATTAACCACACTATGTGTTCGAATACACTTCGAATACACACCCAAGAAATTGTTGTTAATTACGTTTAAAATCGTAGTCGTGATTAATTATGTTTAGTGAATGATTAATGAGTTATGACACCTTGTTATATTCATTAACTCTCCACTGAATGTAATTAACAACACGTTTGAATTGTGTTAACTATCCAAATTGTTGTCGAAATTTATAGTCAAATTTGTGTATTAGAATAACACAacccctttttttttataacagaAAAAACTTACTTGCTTTTGGTTATCTGAGGTTCTTTTTGCAGTGGGGTTGGAGGTGTCGTGCGAAATTGGCAGTGCGTGGCTCTTCAACCAACCCTCTCATTGGGCTTTATGAGGAGGGAACACATAACGTAATTGACATTCCAGAGTGCAAAGGTCTGGAATTCGTTATATATCTTTTTAGAATACTACTTATGTTATAGTGTTTAATCACAGTGATGATATACTAATACCTGAAACAcgaggttaaaaaaaaatacatgcgGAGTATTTTGTAACTCACATGGGTGGAATTCAGTTGCATTTtatcttgtttaatttgttgcaaACACTATTGATTTTTCTATCATTGTGCCGTGTGTTTGTTTTCATTTATGTTCTCCTTGGCTGAAATGAAACTTTAAGTATGGTGTCTGTTGTCTTCTATGTGCAGCTCATCATCCTAATATTAATGCTGCCGTGGAGCTTCTTAGAcaaggttttttctttttcattattacctctatttttattatacttctatcttcaatttttttctatttatttagcATCTCCTCAACATTTTCCAGGTATTACTGAATTAGATATCGAACCATTTCTTGAAGATGAAGGCACTGGCAATTTGCGATATGTTCAGGTGAACCGTTTATAAGAAATTGAATGCTCTATATGATGCATACAGTTAACAACTGAGTTTTGAAATTGGGATAATTAACTGACGGTGGGTGGGTGTTTGCAGATGGCTGTGACAACACACAACACCTCTCTTCCTGCTGCAAAAAGATATATGAGTGGTCAGTTCTTGGGTCTTACTATTGAAttatgtgaaaaaaataaattggacaTTTTCTTTTAGTTAATGGAATTAAACTAACCAATATATGGTTTAAAATTATATGTTTCAGGTAAGGTTCAGGTTACATTGGTTTGGAATTCAAGAAACGAAACTTCTGCTGGTTCAGAGAAACTGAATGCATTGGCAAATGTAAGCTTGTTGCTTCCTTTTTTTCTACCATATTTGTTTTAACCTTATTAGATTCTCTTGCCTCTTCCCTTTTTATCCTAAAAAGTGATGGTTCATTTGATTGATTGCAGTTCCTATGGAAAAAGGGTGGGCCACGGAGCAGGCTTCATTTAATACACTCTGTGTGGGCCAACTTCCAGACTTCTGAGAAAAATGTGAGTTTAAACTGTTCGGgtgaaaaaaatgaatgaatagtATTTGATTAAAATGGAAAACGAGATGGCTAATGTTAGTTATAGTTAGGACTTAGGAGGGAGGGCTCTTGGCTGATGTACTTCTTTTGAATACAAATCATATTGATGCTGTAAATTTAAGTCATGGATATTGTTGATTTATAgttcttagaatttgggttgggcctaactcgaccctacaaaatcggcttgtagaGTGAGGGATGTATTCTAGTTATTAAGTCATTTTCAGACCTTATCTCATCCAACGTTGGACTCTTAACACACACTGAACATCTGGAGCATGATCCCAGTGGCccgatagtggttgttccaaTGGATCTTGGATAGgctttgataccatcttagcATTTGGGTTGatcctaactcaaccctacaaatcCAGCTTGTAAATTTAGCGATGCCGCCCACTGATAAAGTTATTTTTAGGCCTTTTCTCTTCCAATGTAAGACTCTTAACAATAGTGatcattttgtttttctttttggggAAACATTCTATGGTTGGTGGGGAAAAGGTTACAAGAGAGCAAGTAGTCGTAATTAAGTGTTATAGATGTGATTGTATATCACGTTGGACTTTGCAATTTGGATTGATTTTGCAAATGATATCTTATGAACCGGGGATTGACAGGAATGCGGTTGGTAATACATGTGTGCAGTGAAATCTTTGAATGCTGAGACCCTGAAACTTGatatccattttaattttaataataatttaaaattagcTACTCTTATCTAAGATTTATTTTATGCATATCCTCCTAACTTTTCCAGACAATCTATGGTTACTTCACCATACTTGTTAATTGTTTCTATTAAAAGATTCACGCCTTTGAAAATGCTTACTTGATGTCTCAGATAATATTTGGGAATAGATGGAGACATCTTCTTGGAGAAAGAGATTTTTGGGAACATGTTGGTGGAATTGATGTGTCATTGGCCCCTTCTAGTTTTGGCCAGGCAAATACACGGGTAAAGATTCTAACTCAGTGGATCtttacattttatatgtaaattTGGATATGCATTTGATAAATCTTCAGAAATAGTTCCTATCAATGGATGGACACCATGCTATGAAAACTCACACATACATATCatgtaaattatttaaattttgatttgtttacactttacacacacacacacacacacacacagtcCAGCTACAAtcaagtatatgaaaatatatataaaatattcttAGTGTGTGATGTCTTACTAGTGTTCACTTATAACTTAAATGCTTATTTTGTTTCTAAGAGTATTTTGTAATAGTCTCACAATATCAATATGACACGAGTGTCATAAAATTCTCTGTGATGGAACCAAATACACATcaggaaatattttattattactgaCTAGTAGCTGAAAAGAAAATGATTGCACTGGATGGAATCCTCCAGTTACCCCGGAGTCTATGACTCCAAACTCCAAAGAGAATAATTCTCTTCCCAAGCTTACAGCCGACCAACAAACCACAattatcataataataatttctcttCCCCCGGCCTAATAACCATCTCCTATACATGAGTATCCATTCCAACAAAACTAAGTTTCTAAGTCCGCAAGTTATTTCTGGCCTTCACCATTGTGCCTCCTTCTAGTCCTCTGGTATAAACCTTCCCTGGCACGAACCTTTGGTCTGGATCCTTGAAATTTCGGCCTTGAAATTGACCTTCATATATGGGCCTGACAGTCTGTCATGCATGGGACACAGTAATCTCTGTTTTTACTCTTTAGCTGCTTGTGAGAATTATATAACAAAAAAGGAAATCACATTAATGAGATGCAGGGAGGAAAACACGTGTGCACGCATGTGTGTATCAAGTGACAATTGTTCTCATATCACTGAGGGTCACTATGTCATTACCACGAAAGGACTAATACATCTTTCTTGCTTTCTTTTATCAGGCTTTTGATGCCTTGCTTCAGAAGTTACAGAAATATGTTCCATATGAATCATCTGTTACTGATTTGTATGCTGGAGCTGGGGTCATCGGGTTATCATTAGCCGCCGCAAGAAAGTGCAGGCAAGGCCTAATGGTTCTAAATCTCtagaattttatgttttatatttCTGCTACCTATTTTATTTGGAAGGTTTATGTTTCTAGTTGTCTTACAGATCTATTAAATGCATTGAGATTAACAAAGAGTCAAAAGTATCTTTT
This genomic interval from Trifolium pratense cultivar HEN17-A07 linkage group LG6, ARS_RC_1.1, whole genome shotgun sequence contains the following:
- the LOC123891382 gene encoding uncharacterized RNA methyltransferase pc1998 isoform X2 codes for the protein MTLRLITSPPSFPRFTCHANALPPSPQISTPTSISSTSQLQSLTCALHCPHFQSCSGCTHEHNLHHPVILEDAKNFFRKYGVTDFTFDTCNLWGWRCRAKLAVRGSSTNPLIGLYEEGTHNVIDIPECKAHHPNINAAVELLRQGITELDIEPFLEDEGTGNLRYVQMAVTTHNTSLPAAKRYMSGKVQVTLVWNSRNETSAGSEKLNALANFLWKKGGPRSRLHLIHSVWANFQTSEKNIIFGNRWRHLLGERDFWEHVGGIDVSLAPSSFGQANTRAFDALLQKLQKYVPYESSVTDLYAGAGVIGLSLAAARKCRSIKCIEINKESKVSFEKTIERLPATVDSNITWHHADASKDPFSWLMGSDVVVIDPPRKGLDSSLIDALKNISSVARKVLSSYERSNNTQEEKRPWILRAHEASVHIKSKSPEANIPLVPQTLIYISCGWESFKEDCKSLLSNNVWHLEKAHGFNFFPGTQSCVLVCVGKNGGELLT
- the LOC123891382 gene encoding uncharacterized RNA methyltransferase pc1998 isoform X1, yielding MTLRLITSPPSFPRFTCHANALPPSPQISTPTSISSTSQLQSLTCALHCPHFQSCSGCTHEHNLHHPVILEDAKNFFRKYGVTDFTFDTCNLWGWRCRAKLAVRGSSTNPLIGLYEEGTHNVIDIPECKAHHPNINAAVELLRQGITELDIEPFLEDEGTGNLRYVQMAVTTHNTSLPAAKRYMSGKVQVTLVWNSRNETSAGSEKLNALANFLWKKGGPRSRLHLIHSVWANFQTSEKNIIFGNRWRHLLGERDFWEHVGGIDVSLAPSSFGQANTRAFDALLQKLQKYVPYESSVTDLYAGAGVIGLSLAAARKCRSIKCIEINKESKVSFEKTIERLPATVDSNITWHHADASKDPFSWLMGSDVVVIDPPRKGLDSSLIDALKNISSVARKVLSSYERSNNTQEEKRPWILRAHEASVHIKSKSPEANIPLVPQTLIYISCGWESFKEDCKSLLSNNVWHLEKAHGFNFFPGTQSIEVLAVFKRAPQKKKPGKKKKKHSQGAARPK